The nucleotide sequence CGCCGCTTCCTGCGCGACCTCGGCGGCGTCGACGCCGTCGAGGTCGGCGACCGCGTGCAGGCCGGTCCGAACGGGCCGGAGGCGCATCGCCCCGCCGCAGAAGCGCTCCGCCGCCTCGACCAGCGCCTCGAGACGCTCGCGGTAGGCCGTTCGCATCCGGCGGAGATGGCGGGCGAAGTGCCCATCACCAATGAAGTCGGCGAGCACCGCCTGATCGAGGAGCGGCGGATGCTGGTCGGCCGCGCGGCGGCCCGCCACCAGGCGGTCTTGGAGGCCGTCCGGGACGATGAGAAATCCCAGGCGGAGGGCGGGGAAGAGCGTCTTGCTGAAGCTGCCGGCGTAAATGACCCGCCCGTCGCCGTCGAGCCCGTGCAGGCACGGGACGGCGCGGCTGCCGTACCGGAACTCGCTGTCGTAATCGTCCTCGACCACCCACGCCCGCGCCGCGGCGGCCCAGCGCAGCAGCGCGAGCCGTCGCCGCAGACTCATCGGCACCCCGGACGGATACTGGTGTGACGGCGTGACGTACGCGAGGCGTGCGTCGGCGGCACGGCGCGTCCCGGCGTCCACGTCGAGCCCTTCCGCGTCGACGCGGATGGGGACCATCCGCGCGCCTGCGCCGACGAGCGCGCTGCGCGCTCCCGGATAGCCCGGTTCCTCCATCCACACCCGATCGCCCGGGTCGAGGAGCAGGCGGCACACGAGATCGAGGCCCTGCTGCGCGCCGCCCACGATGACGATCTGATCGGCGTCGCACCGGGTGCCGCGTGCCGTCTGCACGTGGCCGGCGATGGCCTCGCGCAGCGCGCGAAGACCGGCCGGGTCGCCGTAATCCAGCCCGGCCGCCGTGACCGACCGAAGCCGCCGGTTGGCGAGCCGGTGCCAGAGTCTGACCGGAAAGAGGTCGAGCCCGGGCGTTCCGACCCGAAAGGCGCGCGGCGGGCCGCCAAGACGCGCGGCTCCCTGCGGGACGGCGGCCAGGGCCGCGCCTCGCCGCGACAGCGGCGGATGGGTGGA is from bacterium and encodes:
- a CDS encoding PLP-dependent aminotransferase family protein; amino-acid sequence: GRERALNRGDAWMYHRPVAILLIRLDARAGETLQRQIYREIRRAILGGAVPPGTRLPSSRALADDLGVSRTTAVLALEQLSAEGYLASRRGAGTFVAEDLPDDLPPRPVPGRTPAGPRTSRSTHPPLSRRGAALAAVPQGAARLGGPPRAFRVGTPGLDLFPVRLWHRLANRRLRSVTAAGLDYGDPAGLRALREAIAGHVQTARGTRCDADQIVIVGGAQQGLDLVCRLLLDPGDRVWMEEPGYPGARSALVGAGARMVPIRVDAEGLDVDAGTRRAADARLAYVTPSHQYPSGVPMSLRRRLALLRWAAAARAWVVEDDYDSEFRYGSRAVPCLHGLDGDGRVIYAGSFSKTLFPALRLGFLIVPDGLQDRLVAGRRAADQHPPLLDQAVLADFIGDGHFARHLRRMRTAYRERLEALVEAAERFCGGAMRLRPVRTGLHAVADLDGVDAAEVAQEAAARGVEVAPLAAYYTRRARAANGLVLGFAAVPSAALAKAAERLAAAIEQARGAPTARP